The genome window caaaagttcgatatcttaatttttatatttagataaaagtactaggtaatatacttagtagggacgtcaacatgatccaggggggggggcagctgcactcccccttgcccccccccctcggtacgcccatgcttcaGACTTGTTTTGTCTAGCAGAGTTATAATAATGTATGTAGTTTCTAAACTACCTACTAAGATTAGCATTTGAATTAAAGTGCataatttattagtttttatcTGATAAATAAGCTCAAAGTGTTTTCTATCTACGCCACTGGCAAGATGTTTAAAACTAAAATGCAGCAAGAACAAGGAGTATCACACAAGGGAACAAACAATCTCAATAAGTATAACTGCTTGCCTGTTCCAACTTATGACACAGTTTGTCTCTCCAGTCCACTGAAGGTGGTGCCTCGGGGATAAAAACATAGTCGGCTTCGGATGCCAAGGCCGTGACCAGGGCAAGATATCTACCACCAAGAAACTCTATAACATTattcttataacataatattaaaattattacattgtgTGCTAgagaaaattatgtaaaatatttataagccATGATTACAAAATATTAGAACACATCATgttgtgttaaaaaaaatgttaattagtATTCTGCAGTTTCATCCCtataaactttaattaaatccAATACTTAATGATTTCAATAACTTTGTATGCGTAAAATAAAATGCAAATTCAGCAGGAACCATATATTTGTAGGCTATAAAAGTAGCCTAATGTGCCAAtaaatttcaattatccttggtgcgaaaaacctatatatagcaaaaaaaggatatgggcaaATAGCCCATAGATGGCCCCAAATTACATACATAATGTGCCAATTAAACTAGTCCGCTATTTTTGGAGTTGAATATAAACTAGTATAAATATAAGTCTCAAAATACAATGGAAGcatataatcataaaataaaagtgaCCATACCCACAATGTCTGCCCATGACTTCCATAATAAAAGTCCTCTGATGAGAATATGCAGTGCTGACAATTGCATCTATAGCCTCAATGATACGGTGCAGGGCCGAATCAGTACCTATGGTCATATCAGTACCACAGAAGTCATTGTCAATAGATCCAACCTGGAAAGCAGcacaatttacattttaatgtacaattattTCATATATTCGTAGGCAGAGCCAGATGGTGTACCTACATCAGTTAATTGGGTtatatgtcaagtcaatgttagttactatgaataataaaaattgtgtactaaatacatgcataaagtatgcatgtattcaggtctcattttgtagactcgcggAACAAATTGTTGACACAGtactctttcttagtttttgttattcatAGGTTAGTCATGATCTATCTTGACTTGACAAATCCTGTCCAAATTATATGGGACTGTTAGCTGGCTAGGAataacttttctgatagtacctctggttaattttattttgtaaaagtgtaaaaaatatataatggaGTTACCATGCCAGCAATGTGCAAATACTTGAACTTCTCTCTTTGGTCTTTAGtgattttattgtcttttaacAGCTCATCCAGCAAGCTTGACCATTCTTGACGAAAGAGGTTGGCTCCCGTCAATGATCCATCACCGCCAATCACCACAAGGTTGGTTATGCCTCTTGAAACTAAGTTGTAAGCTGCTTTAAGACGGCCTTCTCGCTGgctaaaaagagaaaaaaataaatatacacaatTCAAGAACATTATCTTGTTTGTTAATTACACTATAATATAAGGTGTATAAAAATATGGATTCTAATCAGTCCAGTTAGTCTGATTAATGAGGTCAAAGTACATTAGACTACTTTCATTGTTTGACCAATGTTActgttttttataaataagtaaatgtaaacaataaacattttgtgataggatattatattttttcaaactttttattgTACCGTAAATTGGGGGTACTAGGGTCTGCAGGGAGAATTGGGTCAAAAGTGTGACCTTTTTAGAAAACCTAATTTCCcatagtattttaattttacactcTATGGtaagcttttttatttaaagcttacaacattttttatatattctgGCAACATTTGCTCGTCCTGTCATtgaatttgatgaaaataaCGGTCTTCAAAGAGTTGAGTCAAAATCGTCTGAAATTTGCTccgaaaaacattttaattttctttacttATTTGGAATAATTGTGTGAAAGTGAACATCGCATCCGTTGTAGCGGATATTCAGGCATTGAATAAGTAAgtggatttaagtatttttttaaatagtatttaaattttttatcactAAGGTAGTTTTAAGAAAAAATCTTTACACCCCGTAAAGGGTCGTATGTGGGGGAAATTGGGCCGAATATGGGTTTAATAGGGACCTAATTTGGATGAATTGGGACGCCTATGGGTGAATTGGGTCTTTATGGATAGGGTTGTCACGATGGATATattctagtattattattttatcatcattGTTCGTACCGGTGTTTGTTGTTTAAAGGGAAGAaaaaccatgcttcggcacgaatggaccggctcgaccggatacaTACCATCACCTCATAGAAAACTAGCGTGAAACAACGCATGCATTGTGTTTTGCTGAGTGCGTGAGGGATTGGGAATTCTAAAGATCAGGAACGCAAGTCGCAAAACCAGACGAGTTACAGGACGACGAAGAAGAGTGactcaatatttatataaaaatataataataatgtgataaTGCTTGATTGGATCTGTTGTTTGATTTttaattcttgtataatatatacctcATACCTATACAGCTATGccaaaaacattatttcatataagtacctacctgagtAGGTAGTACCTATTTGGAAACATCAGGAAAGTGGCAGCCCTAGCAAAAATGTCTATTAACCCCATATGCGTCCCTTTTCACCCCAGACTGTGGGTGAATTGGGTCTAGTAAGTTTTTGGacctttttgtatattttatttaataaactaaaattgtaatgtattgcaaacaaaactAGTAACCACCGGAACTCTATTGATAAAAATTTTTCTTATTAATCttaagataaagtcaataaaaaTCAACGTTGAACTTGGAAAGTGACCCCATTCCCCCCATTTTACGGTATTAAAACTTATTCCTCATTTTAATACCATAAAGGTTAAAGTTTATTAGGTTACACAATGCTGtcgtttttataatagaattatAGAAATTATAGATTAAGGTTTATAGTGCCAGTCAAAACTTACATAAAATCCATGCATCTTGCAGATCCAATAACAGTGCCGCCTTTATGGATGATGGAGCTGACAGAAGACCAGTTGGCTTCTTCGATATTGTCTCCTCCATCTACCATACCCTGATACCCCTCTCTGATGAAGTAGACCTTACAACCCAAGTATATTCCCATCCGGACCACAGAGCGAACGGCCGCATTCATTCCTTGGGAATCTCCTCCGCTGGTGAATACAGCTAGGCCTTTGCCTTTATGGCATCCTCTTTCAATGAATTTTTGCGTTGTTGCTAATTCCATTTTGGGGTTGTttctacttttaaattaaatttatatatacGTCGATCTGATGCAACTGAAAAATTTAACGATTAGTGGTGTTTCATATGAGAAAGAtggctaaataattatttctattaCAATACTTACCTGCAGCACCAGTTTAAATAGTGTTTTTTATTGagtaaatgtaaatattatggaattatttataaatatcgcGAAAAAACATTATTTGAATGCCGCAGAAGGTGAACTTCAAGGTGACCTTTAACGTcagatgtctttttttttttttttttttgacaaattatgttaaaatgtcaattgagcgccatattatgaaaaaaaaaatgtttttttcataatatggcgctcggctttttaaccatggccagtgtcaagtatggcgggaaaaaaaaattcgaaagtCTAAAAAAGTAAGGTAAAGTTaacgagtcaagtcagttgttttagtaaagtggtagaccctttactaaaCTTTACATTCGAtagagttttggagggaacacaaattGGCACATTTCTTAAAGTTGTATTACTTGCCCAatgcccacacttgtgcacgacatcgaatatttaaatgttaataattcgtaggcgggcgccagacatgtgatcaaatacgcaattcgccaagtgtggcactgacatttgcctatttgtgcaaagttaattgctggcattttcctatttgtgcaaagtttgctcaaactttgaagcccatgtctggcgccggcttacCAAcgttacacattaaaaaccgaaatatcacaattttaggaaaataataccaATTTCACAACGTCACTCCTTTGTATGACGTATTCCCAGCAAAACTCCCATTTGACGTATTTTACAGAATTATAAtcttatacaattttttatcaGATAATCATTGTCACAAAAAATATCTAGCCAATGAAATACTTGGCCAAAAGTCCGGTCGGGTCCAGACTCCACTCTCCAGAGTCCAGACCAGAGTCCAGACTCCAGGTGCTACCATGCCATGCCATggcttttataaaaacaaactaaaaattaaaaaaaaaattgtctatgGTAGTTGGAAATTGGAATGTCAAACTGACAGGTCACTTTTGCTGGCTGACATTTCATTTCAAgctttatttttgtgttgtattttgtaaaatactTGTGTAGCATTTATTggaacatttattttatatttgtaatttagaaTAATGTGTACAAAATATTAGATAACAAATGGTTTTTCTTTTTGTTGGATATTTGCATGATTTACAATTCAAAATTTAGGATTTTCTAAGCATAACTTGCTAGACCGTCGCTCTCAAAATGTCTGCGGATTCGGATATGGAGTACTCTGATAATGATGCAGACGAATACGATTACTACGGTGAACAGGATGACTGCGACATGGAAACGGATGATCGGAGCAAAGATGATCCTGAATATTTTCAGTTCACCTGTCTGAAGGTAGAAGAAGTAGAAAAATTGTTAAACGAATCGATCGAGCTCCTAAGTGATAGCCTCCAGATTACGCCCTCGCTCGCTAAGGTTTGTATAACTATTAGCTGCATTtggacataattttattatagaaaACCTTAGGTTTTATAATCACCCATTTGTTTGTCACATTTAAGGTTTTGCTACACGCTTATAAATGGAATGCCCAAGAGATTATTAAGAAATACAAAGAAAACTCCAACGAAGTCTTAGTCTACAGCCATGTAAAGCCTAAATTACCAGGAACTCAGAACAGTACTAGTCGCTTAGTCTGTGCAGTATGTGCCAGTACTCCAccattacaaaaatatagtgCTTTGGCTTGTGGACATTATTTCTGTAATGAATGTTGGGCAATGCACTTTGAAGTACAAATAATGCAAGGTATGagattaatagttatttaaaacataatataaagccTGATATTAACATGCACCTgttcatttataaaaaagtttttaattataatacattttccaGGTGTTTCGAATACAATTCAATGTATGGCACAAGAATGTGAGGTGATTGCTCCTGAAGACTTTGTCCTGTCCCATGTTGCTAAGCTGTCACTCAGGGAGCGCTACCAACAGTTTATGTTCAAGGATCATGTGAAGTCCCATCCTCAACTTAGATTTTGTCCCGGTCGCAATTGTCAGGTAATATTTTAGTGTGCCAGCAATACAGCGTTTTCTTTTGACTAACTATGGTAAAACCAAAGATAAATCCTGctgcaaaagtaaaaaataagttttttggGAGTCTATGGATATAATTGAACCTTCTAATGATGTAATTGAACTttacaatgtaaaaaaatatataatttttgttgAAAAGTTTACAAGGTCTGGTTGCAGTTTCTAATCTTCCactatactattttctaatgatattgcataatatttttagtggATTTATCAAGCTAATGCGAGAGAGGGGGCACGTCGTGTGGAATGCCGAGGCTGTGAATTACTGACTTGCTTCTCTTGTGGTGCCCCGCACCACGCTCCAACTGACTGTACCACAATAAGACGCTGGCTAACTAAATGTGCTGATGATTCAGAAACTGCAAACTATATAAGCGCACATACTAAGGTTGGTGTTTTTATTTCGCTTCTAGACTTGCCATGAAATAGTGGAAAAAACATATTGAATATTGTATTTTACCCTTACACATTTGCAGTACACATTGCATAatgcactttttttttaatgaaataagggggcaaacgagcaaacgggcacCTGATGAatgcaatttccgtcgcccatggacacttgcagcatcagaagagctgcaggtgcgttgctggccttttaagagtgaatagggtaataggggagggtagggatgggaagggaatagggtaggggattgggcctccggtaaactcactcactcggcgaaacacagcgctagcactgtttcacgccggttttctgtgagaacgtggtatttctccggtcgagctggcccatccGTGCctcatatttcatattttgtttattcatAATTACCACAGAAAGTGTCATATTGAGGTCATTGACCAGACAACCTGACACAATATTAACTTCCTGCCCCTTggattttaattgtattaagatatttaaataatgttaatgagtacatatttaaattaatatgaaaaagcACAAACAAGAAAATACATTTCTTTATAAATTCATTTTATATCATTAAGAATctaattattaatgtaatatttaagacatgatctaaagtctaaactctaaaccaTAAACCATTTGTAAATCCCAAACCGCTTCAATAACTTAcaattttttacaatttcattttttacagGACTGCCCTAAATGTCAGATATGTATTGAAAAGAATGGAGGTTGTAACCATATGCAATGTGGGGCATgtatctaaagtctaaacactaAACCATCCGTAAACCATTTGTAAATCCCAAACCACATCAATAACTTAcaattttttacaatttcattttttacagGACTGCCCTAAATGTCAGATATGTATTGAAAAGAATGGAGGTTGTAACCATATGCAATGTGGGGCATGTAGACATGATTTTTGTTGGGTGTGTCTTGGAGATTGGAAGTGTCATGGCTCTGAATATTATGAGTGTAGCAGATACAAGGAGGATCCTAATTTAGCTAATGATAGTCAACATGCTCAGGTATGCTCATatcttttaaaaagataaataaattaCTATGCAATATTGTAAGGATCTATGAAAAAGAgtcaggattttttttatttttcaggcACGAGAAGCTCTTAAGAAATATTTGCATTACTATGAACGGTGGGAGAATCATGCAAGGTCCTTAAAATTGGAAGAGCAAACACTAGCAAGTCTCAAAAGCCGCATCAATCAGAaggtatattatttgttatttattaaacaaacttttttttatttgggtAGAACAGTTGCAAGTTTtgattattacattttattttgtaggtTATGGCTGGAGAAGGCACTTGGATCGATTGGCAATATCTCTGGGATGCAGCAAAGCTTCTCAAAAGATGCAGATATACATTACAGTACACCTACCCCTTTGCCTATTACATGGAAGTTGGTCCTCGTAAAGAGTTATTTGAATATCAACAggtaaatgtttaaaatatattattaaataatttgtatctaagtataatattgttaacTAATGTTAATGAAAAAGCCCATGTGTGTGATAGTTGCCTTTTGACCAATACctgtaattattttatgtattattttatttaaacgggctttggcccaccacacatttccaccactgtatctcctgtgtcgccaggatcgacagttATTTCATGTATGTAATGACTAATGTGTCATACTTTTAAGGCCCAGTTGGAAGCTGAGATAGAAAATTTGTCTTGGAAAGTTGAAAGAGCAGAAACTACTGATAGAGGAGATTTAGAAAACCAAATGGATATAGCAGAAAAGCGCCGCACTACATTGCTCAAAGATTTTTTGGAGTTTCATATAAGCAATGCTTCAAGTAGCAAAGTATAAATAAGTAACATGCAATTaccttaaaattatattatattattatgtattaattacaacaatgaGCTCGGTTAAGATTGAGTATTAGATAAGTTAGATTTTTCTTTTGccaaagtatatttattaacataactttgcaataaaatagataataatggctgttgtgttttatttcatttatataaCCTGTCCTTATCTTTTTTATCTGCAGACTAGAATACgagaaaaaactaataataagaATACCTTTAAGGCTTGTAGTGAGTAGTGACATTAACACAGAAGAATTTTATTGATTAGATTAATGTGAATGTAAGCTGATTGGACATTTGTCAGCACTAGGTTTTAAAGGTCTTtggtcagcaccgtacgcgtcaAACGCACTGCGTTCGTACTGTACGTGTACGGACGAAAGTGCGAGGTTGCTGATAA of Aricia agestis chromosome 9, ilAriAges1.1, whole genome shotgun sequence contains these proteins:
- the LOC121730460 gene encoding potential E3 ubiquitin-protein ligase ariadne-2 isoform X2, translated to MSADSDMEYSDNDADEYDYYGEQDDCDMETDDRSKDDPEYFQFTCLKVEEVEKLLNESIELLSDSLQITPSLAKVLLHAYKWNAQEIIKKYKENSNEVLVYSHVKPKLPGTQNSTSRLVCAVCASTPPLQKYSALACGHYFCNECWAMHFEVQIMQGVSNTIQCMAQECEVIAPEDFVLSHVAKLSLRERYQQFMFKDHVKSHPQLRFCPGRNCQWIYQANAREGARRVECRGCELLTCFSCGAPHHAPTDCTTIRRWLTKCADDSETANYISAHTKDCPKCQICIEKNGGCNHMQCGACRHDFCWVCLGDWKCHGSEYYECSRYKEDPNLANDSQHAQAREALKKYLHYYERWENHARSLKLEEQTLASLKSRINQKVMAGEGTWIDWQYLWDAAKLLKRCRYTLQYTYPFAYYMEVGPRKELFEYQQAQLEAEIENLSWKVERAETTDRGDLENQMDIAEKRRTTLLKDFLEFHISNASSSKV
- the LOC121730460 gene encoding potential E3 ubiquitin-protein ligase ariadne-2 isoform X1; this translates as MSADSDMEYSDNDADEYDYYGEQDDCDMETDDRSKDDPEYFQFTCLKVEEVEKLLNESIELLSDSLQITPSLAKVLLHAYKWNAQEIIKKYKENSNEVLVYSHVKPKLPGTQNSTSRLVCAVCASTPPLQKYSALACGHYFCNECWAMHFEVQIMQGVSNTIQCMAQECEVIAPEDFVLSHVAKLSLRERYQQFMFKDHVKSHPQLRFCPGRNCQWIYQANAREGARRVECRGCELLTCFSCGAPHHAPTDCTTIRRWLTKCADDSETANYISAHTKDCPKCQICIEKNGGCNHMQCGACRHDFCWVCLGDWKCHGSEYYECSRYKEDPNLANDSQHAQAREALKKYLHYYERWENHARSLKLEEQTLASLKSRINQKVMAGEGTWIDWQYLWDAAKLLKRCRYTLQYTYPFAYYMEVGPRKELFEYQQAQLEAEIENLSWKVERAETTDRGDLENQMDIAEKRRTTLLKDFLEFHISNASSSKV